One segment of Dromaius novaehollandiae isolate bDroNov1 chromosome Z, bDroNov1.hap1, whole genome shotgun sequence DNA contains the following:
- the LOC135325128 gene encoding mesoderm induction early response protein 3 isoform X1 has product MAEASFGSSSPVGSLSSEDHDFDPSAEMLVHDYDDERTLEEEEMMEESKNFSSEIEDLEKEGNMPLEDLLAFYGYEPTIPVMAGSSADSSPSELADELPDMTLDKEEIAKDLLSGDDEETQSSADDLTPSVTSHEATDFFPRPLRSNTTCDGDKESDGEDVEADNGNSSEDLRKEIMVGSQYQAEIPPYLGRYNDDEKAYEHEDHLLWKPDVISESKVKEYLFETSLRTGNEKMIGRIPEGIHTRDNEQALYELLKSSHNVKEAIERYCSNGKASQEEMTAWTEEECRSFEHALLIYGKDFHLIQKNKVRTRTVAECVAFYYMWKKSERYDYFAQQTRFGKKRYNHHPGVTDYMDRLVDEAEAHGGAVHSSALTSNNRTESIPDQQLSILNSITANELTALTNSVATVCHTSDVNCLDDAFPPMDSLPRAPVNHVPVGTEELLNLPSNGESDCFNLFETGFYHSELNPMNMCSEESERPAKRLKMGIAVPESFMNDVSVNNLGVDFENHTHHITSAKMAVSVADFSSLSANETNGFINTHTLHQHTALHSE; this is encoded by the exons ATGGCGGAG GCGTCCTTCGGGAGCTCGAGCCCAG TTGGCTCTTTATCCTCTGAGGATCATGACTTTGACCCTTCTGCTGAAATGCTGGTACATGATTATGATGATGAGCGAACTCTCGAAGAAGAGGAAAtgatggaagaaagcaaaaatttcAGCTCTGAAATCGAAGATTTAGAAAAG GAAGGAAACATGCCATTGGAAGATTTACTGGCATTCTATGGCTATGAACCCACGATTCCAGTTATGGCAGGTTCCAGTGCCGATAGCTCTCCAAGTGAACTTGCAGATGAACTTCCAGATATGACTCTAGATAAA GAGGAAATAGCCAAAGACCTCTTGTCGGGTGATGATGAAGAAACACAATCCTCTGCTGATGACTTGACACCATCAGTTACTTCACACGAGGCTACAGACTTCTTTCCTCGACCGTTAAGAT CAAACACTACGTGTGATGGAGATAAGGAATCAGATGGTGAAGATGTAGAGGCGGACAATGGCAATTCATCTGAAGATTTGAGAAAG GAAATAATGGTTGGTTCACAGTATCAGGCTGAAATTCCACCTTACCTTGGCAGATACAATGATGATGAAAAGG CCTATGAACATGAAGACCATTTACTTTGGAAACCTGATGTGATCTCAGAAAGTAAAGTTAAGGAATACCTTTTCGAAACCTCTTTAAGAacaggaaatgagaaaatgattGGCAGAATTCCTGAAGGAATACATACACGGGACAATGAACAA GCACTCTATGAACTTCTCAAAAGTAGCCATAATGTTAAAGAAGCAATTGAGAGATACTGCTCAAATGGAAAGGCATCCCAGG AAGAGATGACAGCATGGACAGAAGAAGAATGCAGAAGCTTTGAACATGCACTTCTGATTTATGGAAAAGACTTTCATCTCATACAGAAAAACAAG GTAAGAACCAGAACAGTTGCTGAGTGTGTGGCTTTTTACTACATGTGGAAAAAGTCAGAACGTTATGATTACTTTGCTCAGCAAACAAGATTTGGAAAGAAGAGATACAACCATCATCCAGGAGTCAC GGACTACATGGATCGCTTGGTAGATGAAGCAGAAGCGCATGGTGGAGCAGTACACTCTTCAGCCTTAACCTCTAATAATAGAACAGAGTCCATCCCTGATCAGCAGCTAAGCATTCTGAACTCTATCACTGCCAATGAGTTGACAg CATTGACCAATAGTGTAGCTACAGTCTGCCACACTTCTGATGTGAACTGCCTGGATGATGCCTTTCCTCCTATGGACAGCTTACCCCGAGCACCAGTTAATCATGTGCCTGTTGGAACGGAAGAATTGCTTAACTTGCCAAGCAATGGTGAAAGtgattgttttaatttatttgagACTGGCTTTTATCATTCGGAGCTTAACCCAATGAACATGTGCAGTGAGGAGTCAGAAAGACCTGCAAAGAGATTGAAAATGGGGATTGCTGTCCCAGAATCTTTCATGAATGATGTCTCTGTAAATAACCTTGGTGTGGACTTTGAGAACCACACACATCATATTACCAGTGCCAAAATGGCTGTCTCAGTAGCTGACTTCAGCAGTCTATCTGCAAATGAGACAAATGGTTTTATCAACACCCACACTCTACACCAACATACCGCTCTTCACTCAGAATGA
- the LOC135325128 gene encoding mesoderm induction early response protein 3 isoform X2 — MAEASFGSSSPVGSLSSEDHDFDPSAEMLVHDYDDERTLEEEEMMEESKNFSSEIEDLEKEGNMPLEDLLAFYGYEPTIPVMAGSSADSSPSELADELPDMTLDKEEIAKDLLSGDDEETQSSADDLTPSVTSHEATDFFPRPLRSNTTCDGDKESDGEDVEADNGNSSEDLRKEIMVGSQYQAEIPPYLGRYNDDEKAYEHEDHLLWKPDVISESKVKEYLFETSLRTGNEKMIGRIPEGIHTRDNEQALYELLKSSHNVKEAIERYCSNGKASQEMTAWTEEECRSFEHALLIYGKDFHLIQKNKVRTRTVAECVAFYYMWKKSERYDYFAQQTRFGKKRYNHHPGVTDYMDRLVDEAEAHGGAVHSSALTSNNRTESIPDQQLSILNSITANELTALTNSVATVCHTSDVNCLDDAFPPMDSLPRAPVNHVPVGTEELLNLPSNGESDCFNLFETGFYHSELNPMNMCSEESERPAKRLKMGIAVPESFMNDVSVNNLGVDFENHTHHITSAKMAVSVADFSSLSANETNGFINTHTLHQHTALHSE, encoded by the exons ATGGCGGAG GCGTCCTTCGGGAGCTCGAGCCCAG TTGGCTCTTTATCCTCTGAGGATCATGACTTTGACCCTTCTGCTGAAATGCTGGTACATGATTATGATGATGAGCGAACTCTCGAAGAAGAGGAAAtgatggaagaaagcaaaaatttcAGCTCTGAAATCGAAGATTTAGAAAAG GAAGGAAACATGCCATTGGAAGATTTACTGGCATTCTATGGCTATGAACCCACGATTCCAGTTATGGCAGGTTCCAGTGCCGATAGCTCTCCAAGTGAACTTGCAGATGAACTTCCAGATATGACTCTAGATAAA GAGGAAATAGCCAAAGACCTCTTGTCGGGTGATGATGAAGAAACACAATCCTCTGCTGATGACTTGACACCATCAGTTACTTCACACGAGGCTACAGACTTCTTTCCTCGACCGTTAAGAT CAAACACTACGTGTGATGGAGATAAGGAATCAGATGGTGAAGATGTAGAGGCGGACAATGGCAATTCATCTGAAGATTTGAGAAAG GAAATAATGGTTGGTTCACAGTATCAGGCTGAAATTCCACCTTACCTTGGCAGATACAATGATGATGAAAAGG CCTATGAACATGAAGACCATTTACTTTGGAAACCTGATGTGATCTCAGAAAGTAAAGTTAAGGAATACCTTTTCGAAACCTCTTTAAGAacaggaaatgagaaaatgattGGCAGAATTCCTGAAGGAATACATACACGGGACAATGAACAA GCACTCTATGAACTTCTCAAAAGTAGCCATAATGTTAAAGAAGCAATTGAGAGATACTGCTCAAATGGAAAGGCATCCCAGG AGATGACAGCATGGACAGAAGAAGAATGCAGAAGCTTTGAACATGCACTTCTGATTTATGGAAAAGACTTTCATCTCATACAGAAAAACAAG GTAAGAACCAGAACAGTTGCTGAGTGTGTGGCTTTTTACTACATGTGGAAAAAGTCAGAACGTTATGATTACTTTGCTCAGCAAACAAGATTTGGAAAGAAGAGATACAACCATCATCCAGGAGTCAC GGACTACATGGATCGCTTGGTAGATGAAGCAGAAGCGCATGGTGGAGCAGTACACTCTTCAGCCTTAACCTCTAATAATAGAACAGAGTCCATCCCTGATCAGCAGCTAAGCATTCTGAACTCTATCACTGCCAATGAGTTGACAg CATTGACCAATAGTGTAGCTACAGTCTGCCACACTTCTGATGTGAACTGCCTGGATGATGCCTTTCCTCCTATGGACAGCTTACCCCGAGCACCAGTTAATCATGTGCCTGTTGGAACGGAAGAATTGCTTAACTTGCCAAGCAATGGTGAAAGtgattgttttaatttatttgagACTGGCTTTTATCATTCGGAGCTTAACCCAATGAACATGTGCAGTGAGGAGTCAGAAAGACCTGCAAAGAGATTGAAAATGGGGATTGCTGTCCCAGAATCTTTCATGAATGATGTCTCTGTAAATAACCTTGGTGTGGACTTTGAGAACCACACACATCATATTACCAGTGCCAAAATGGCTGTCTCAGTAGCTGACTTCAGCAGTCTATCTGCAAATGAGACAAATGGTTTTATCAACACCCACACTCTACACCAACATACCGCTCTTCACTCAGAATGA
- the LOC135325128 gene encoding mesoderm induction early response protein 3 isoform X3, whose amino-acid sequence MLVHDYDDERTLEEEEMMEESKNFSSEIEDLEKEGNMPLEDLLAFYGYEPTIPVMAGSSADSSPSELADELPDMTLDKEEIAKDLLSGDDEETQSSADDLTPSVTSHEATDFFPRPLRSNTTCDGDKESDGEDVEADNGNSSEDLRKEIMVGSQYQAEIPPYLGRYNDDEKAYEHEDHLLWKPDVISESKVKEYLFETSLRTGNEKMIGRIPEGIHTRDNEQALYELLKSSHNVKEAIERYCSNGKASQEEMTAWTEEECRSFEHALLIYGKDFHLIQKNKVRTRTVAECVAFYYMWKKSERYDYFAQQTRFGKKRYNHHPGVTDYMDRLVDEAEAHGGAVHSSALTSNNRTESIPDQQLSILNSITANELTALTNSVATVCHTSDVNCLDDAFPPMDSLPRAPVNHVPVGTEELLNLPSNGESDCFNLFETGFYHSELNPMNMCSEESERPAKRLKMGIAVPESFMNDVSVNNLGVDFENHTHHITSAKMAVSVADFSSLSANETNGFINTHTLHQHTALHSE is encoded by the exons ATGCTGGTACATGATTATGATGATGAGCGAACTCTCGAAGAAGAGGAAAtgatggaagaaagcaaaaatttcAGCTCTGAAATCGAAGATTTAGAAAAG GAAGGAAACATGCCATTGGAAGATTTACTGGCATTCTATGGCTATGAACCCACGATTCCAGTTATGGCAGGTTCCAGTGCCGATAGCTCTCCAAGTGAACTTGCAGATGAACTTCCAGATATGACTCTAGATAAA GAGGAAATAGCCAAAGACCTCTTGTCGGGTGATGATGAAGAAACACAATCCTCTGCTGATGACTTGACACCATCAGTTACTTCACACGAGGCTACAGACTTCTTTCCTCGACCGTTAAGAT CAAACACTACGTGTGATGGAGATAAGGAATCAGATGGTGAAGATGTAGAGGCGGACAATGGCAATTCATCTGAAGATTTGAGAAAG GAAATAATGGTTGGTTCACAGTATCAGGCTGAAATTCCACCTTACCTTGGCAGATACAATGATGATGAAAAGG CCTATGAACATGAAGACCATTTACTTTGGAAACCTGATGTGATCTCAGAAAGTAAAGTTAAGGAATACCTTTTCGAAACCTCTTTAAGAacaggaaatgagaaaatgattGGCAGAATTCCTGAAGGAATACATACACGGGACAATGAACAA GCACTCTATGAACTTCTCAAAAGTAGCCATAATGTTAAAGAAGCAATTGAGAGATACTGCTCAAATGGAAAGGCATCCCAGG AAGAGATGACAGCATGGACAGAAGAAGAATGCAGAAGCTTTGAACATGCACTTCTGATTTATGGAAAAGACTTTCATCTCATACAGAAAAACAAG GTAAGAACCAGAACAGTTGCTGAGTGTGTGGCTTTTTACTACATGTGGAAAAAGTCAGAACGTTATGATTACTTTGCTCAGCAAACAAGATTTGGAAAGAAGAGATACAACCATCATCCAGGAGTCAC GGACTACATGGATCGCTTGGTAGATGAAGCAGAAGCGCATGGTGGAGCAGTACACTCTTCAGCCTTAACCTCTAATAATAGAACAGAGTCCATCCCTGATCAGCAGCTAAGCATTCTGAACTCTATCACTGCCAATGAGTTGACAg CATTGACCAATAGTGTAGCTACAGTCTGCCACACTTCTGATGTGAACTGCCTGGATGATGCCTTTCCTCCTATGGACAGCTTACCCCGAGCACCAGTTAATCATGTGCCTGTTGGAACGGAAGAATTGCTTAACTTGCCAAGCAATGGTGAAAGtgattgttttaatttatttgagACTGGCTTTTATCATTCGGAGCTTAACCCAATGAACATGTGCAGTGAGGAGTCAGAAAGACCTGCAAAGAGATTGAAAATGGGGATTGCTGTCCCAGAATCTTTCATGAATGATGTCTCTGTAAATAACCTTGGTGTGGACTTTGAGAACCACACACATCATATTACCAGTGCCAAAATGGCTGTCTCAGTAGCTGACTTCAGCAGTCTATCTGCAAATGAGACAAATGGTTTTATCAACACCCACACTCTACACCAACATACCGCTCTTCACTCAGAATGA
- the LOC135325128 gene encoding mesoderm induction early response protein 3 isoform X4 has product MPLEDLLAFYGYEPTIPVMAGSSADSSPSELADELPDMTLDKEEIAKDLLSGDDEETQSSADDLTPSVTSHEATDFFPRPLRSNTTCDGDKESDGEDVEADNGNSSEDLRKEIMVGSQYQAEIPPYLGRYNDDEKAYEHEDHLLWKPDVISESKVKEYLFETSLRTGNEKMIGRIPEGIHTRDNEQALYELLKSSHNVKEAIERYCSNGKASQEEMTAWTEEECRSFEHALLIYGKDFHLIQKNKVRTRTVAECVAFYYMWKKSERYDYFAQQTRFGKKRYNHHPGVTDYMDRLVDEAEAHGGAVHSSALTSNNRTESIPDQQLSILNSITANELTALTNSVATVCHTSDVNCLDDAFPPMDSLPRAPVNHVPVGTEELLNLPSNGESDCFNLFETGFYHSELNPMNMCSEESERPAKRLKMGIAVPESFMNDVSVNNLGVDFENHTHHITSAKMAVSVADFSSLSANETNGFINTHTLHQHTALHSE; this is encoded by the exons ATGCCATTGGAAGATTTACTGGCATTCTATGGCTATGAACCCACGATTCCAGTTATGGCAGGTTCCAGTGCCGATAGCTCTCCAAGTGAACTTGCAGATGAACTTCCAGATATGACTCTAGATAAA GAGGAAATAGCCAAAGACCTCTTGTCGGGTGATGATGAAGAAACACAATCCTCTGCTGATGACTTGACACCATCAGTTACTTCACACGAGGCTACAGACTTCTTTCCTCGACCGTTAAGAT CAAACACTACGTGTGATGGAGATAAGGAATCAGATGGTGAAGATGTAGAGGCGGACAATGGCAATTCATCTGAAGATTTGAGAAAG GAAATAATGGTTGGTTCACAGTATCAGGCTGAAATTCCACCTTACCTTGGCAGATACAATGATGATGAAAAGG CCTATGAACATGAAGACCATTTACTTTGGAAACCTGATGTGATCTCAGAAAGTAAAGTTAAGGAATACCTTTTCGAAACCTCTTTAAGAacaggaaatgagaaaatgattGGCAGAATTCCTGAAGGAATACATACACGGGACAATGAACAA GCACTCTATGAACTTCTCAAAAGTAGCCATAATGTTAAAGAAGCAATTGAGAGATACTGCTCAAATGGAAAGGCATCCCAGG AAGAGATGACAGCATGGACAGAAGAAGAATGCAGAAGCTTTGAACATGCACTTCTGATTTATGGAAAAGACTTTCATCTCATACAGAAAAACAAG GTAAGAACCAGAACAGTTGCTGAGTGTGTGGCTTTTTACTACATGTGGAAAAAGTCAGAACGTTATGATTACTTTGCTCAGCAAACAAGATTTGGAAAGAAGAGATACAACCATCATCCAGGAGTCAC GGACTACATGGATCGCTTGGTAGATGAAGCAGAAGCGCATGGTGGAGCAGTACACTCTTCAGCCTTAACCTCTAATAATAGAACAGAGTCCATCCCTGATCAGCAGCTAAGCATTCTGAACTCTATCACTGCCAATGAGTTGACAg CATTGACCAATAGTGTAGCTACAGTCTGCCACACTTCTGATGTGAACTGCCTGGATGATGCCTTTCCTCCTATGGACAGCTTACCCCGAGCACCAGTTAATCATGTGCCTGTTGGAACGGAAGAATTGCTTAACTTGCCAAGCAATGGTGAAAGtgattgttttaatttatttgagACTGGCTTTTATCATTCGGAGCTTAACCCAATGAACATGTGCAGTGAGGAGTCAGAAAGACCTGCAAAGAGATTGAAAATGGGGATTGCTGTCCCAGAATCTTTCATGAATGATGTCTCTGTAAATAACCTTGGTGTGGACTTTGAGAACCACACACATCATATTACCAGTGCCAAAATGGCTGTCTCAGTAGCTGACTTCAGCAGTCTATCTGCAAATGAGACAAATGGTTTTATCAACACCCACACTCTACACCAACATACCGCTCTTCACTCAGAATGA